A window of the Oscillospiraceae bacterium genome harbors these coding sequences:
- a CDS encoding energy-coupling factor transporter ATPase, which translates to MEFIKTEDLHFTYDEPDPEQPDKPLHDVLSGITLSIDRGEFVALLGHNGSGKSTMAKMFNAMLIPTAGKVYVDGMDTADEDKTLDIRRQVGMVQQNPDNQLVASVVEEDVAFGPENLGVEPLEIRRRVDEALKTVEMYEYRTSAPYKLSGGQKQRVAIAGILAMRTACIVLDEPTAMLDPRGRAEVMRTIKQLNREKGITIILITHYMDEAVQAGRVVVMDNGRILTQGTPREVFSQVELLKTHKLDVPQATELAFRLRGAGCPLPECVLSIDECVSALEPLLAGKGEAQ; encoded by the coding sequence ATGGAATTTATCAAAACAGAAGATTTGCATTTTACCTATGATGAGCCGGACCCTGAGCAGCCGGACAAACCACTGCACGACGTGCTCAGCGGAATCACCCTCTCGATTGACCGCGGCGAGTTTGTGGCACTTTTGGGGCACAATGGTTCCGGCAAATCTACGATGGCTAAAATGTTTAATGCAATGCTGATTCCCACTGCCGGCAAAGTGTATGTCGATGGTATGGATACGGCGGACGAAGACAAGACCCTCGATATTCGTCGCCAGGTGGGCATGGTGCAGCAAAACCCCGACAACCAGCTGGTTGCCTCCGTTGTAGAGGAAGACGTAGCTTTTGGTCCGGAAAACCTGGGCGTAGAGCCTCTGGAAATCCGCCGCCGCGTTGATGAGGCCCTAAAAACTGTAGAAATGTATGAGTACCGTACCAGCGCACCTTACAAACTTTCCGGCGGGCAAAAGCAGCGCGTTGCCATTGCGGGCATTTTAGCCATGCGGACCGCCTGCATTGTACTGGACGAGCCGACTGCCATGCTTGACCCGCGCGGCCGCGCCGAGGTTATGCGTACCATAAAGCAGCTGAACCGAGAAAAGGGAATTACCATTATTTTAATCACCCATTATATGGATGAAGCTGTGCAGGCGGGCCGAGTCGTTGTAATGGACAATGGCAGAATCCTGACCCAGGGGACCCCGCGAGAGGTCTTTTCGCAGGTGGAATTGCTGAAAACCCATAAGCTTGATGTTCCGCAGGCTACAGAATTGGCCTTTCGCCTGCGTGGGGCGGGTTGCCCGCTGCCAGAATGCGTTTTGAGCATTGACGAGTGCGTTTCTGCACTGGAGCCGCTGCTTGCCGGAAAGGGGGAAGCACAATGA
- a CDS encoding class I SAM-dependent methyltransferase encodes MRTAEWQDYELLDTSRGERLERWGSVLLIRPDPQIIWDTPRKDPRWKQADARYIRSSSGGGHWQMLKQVPPEWEIHWSGMTFRLKTMGFKHTGLFPEQAVNWNYAMQQIQHAGRPIQVLNLFGYTGAATLACLKAGASVCHVDASKGMVQWAKENAQASSLADRPVRWLVDDCTKFVQREHRRGHHYDAIIMDPPSYGRGPGGEVWKLEEQLYSLISMCIPILSEKPLFFLLNSYTTGLSPAVMQYLLGVMLQPRFGGSVQADEIGLRVSDTGFTLPCGSTAIAQF; translated from the coding sequence ATGCGCACTGCAGAGTGGCAGGACTATGAACTTTTGGATACTTCCCGCGGCGAGCGGCTGGAGCGCTGGGGCAGCGTGCTGCTGATTCGCCCGGACCCGCAGATTATTTGGGATACGCCGCGAAAAGATCCCCGCTGGAAACAGGCGGATGCACGCTATATCCGTTCCTCTTCCGGCGGTGGCCATTGGCAGATGCTCAAACAAGTGCCACCGGAGTGGGAAATTCACTGGTCTGGCATGACCTTTCGGCTAAAGACAATGGGTTTTAAGCACACCGGCCTTTTCCCAGAGCAGGCGGTCAACTGGAACTATGCTATGCAGCAGATACAGCACGCGGGCAGACCTATTCAGGTTTTAAATCTTTTCGGCTATACCGGTGCAGCGACGCTGGCCTGTCTAAAGGCAGGCGCCTCTGTCTGCCATGTAGATGCAAGCAAGGGCATGGTGCAGTGGGCAAAGGAAAATGCACAGGCAAGTTCCCTTGCAGACCGGCCGGTTCGCTGGTTGGTAGATGACTGCACCAAATTTGTGCAGCGCGAGCACCGCCGCGGCCACCACTACGATGCCATTATTATGGACCCGCCCTCTTATGGGCGCGGGCCGGGCGGTGAGGTTTGGAAGCTGGAAGAGCAGCTTTACAGCCTTATCAGTATGTGCATTCCTATTCTTAGTGAAAAACCGCTGTTTTTCCTGCTGAATTCCTACACAACAGGGCTTTCCCCGGCAGTGATGCAGTACCTTTTGGGTGTTATGTTGCAGCCACGCTTTGGCGGAAGCGTGCAGGCAGATGAAATTGGCCTGCGCGTCAGCGATACGGGCTTTACGCTGCCCTGCGGCAGTACGGCAATCGCACAGTTTTAG
- the glmM gene encoding phosphoglucosamine mutase — MGRLFGTDGVRGIANSELTCELALQIGRAAATVLTDSENRHPRILIGKDTRISSDMLEAAITAGLCSVGADVVQLGVIPTPAVAFLVGQYKADAGVMLTASHNPCQFNGIKIFSGDGYKLPDALEDRIESIIFSNSDEVPTPVGGDIGTVTAAPNAVEDYVNHIAETVPISLSGMRIGIDCANGAASRTAEKLFTKLGAECHMISDQPNGVNVNDHCGSTHMESLMAFVREAGLDAGVAFDGDADRCLAVDDKGNLVDGDFVMAICAADMKSRGRLAKNTAVGTIMTNMGFSRFCEENGMHFEATKVGDRYVLEKMQQEGYNFGGEQSGHVIFLDYATTGDGELTAAQLLAIVKRRQAKLSSLATLMSRFPQVLINVEVGPEGKERFTEDEAVAAAVDKVRTELGSNGRIIVRPSGTEPLLRVMVEGQDKKQIRVLAESVADVLRDHLA; from the coding sequence ATGGGAAGACTTTTTGGTACAGATGGTGTCCGCGGAATTGCAAACAGCGAGCTTACCTGTGAATTGGCACTGCAGATCGGCCGCGCGGCCGCAACCGTGCTGACAGATTCCGAAAACCGCCACCCGCGCATTCTCATCGGCAAGGATACCCGCATCTCTTCCGATATGCTGGAGGCAGCCATTACCGCCGGCCTGTGCAGTGTTGGGGCCGACGTTGTGCAGCTGGGGGTCATCCCGACCCCGGCTGTGGCCTTTTTGGTTGGCCAGTATAAAGCAGACGCGGGAGTTATGCTGACCGCAAGCCATAACCCCTGCCAGTTTAATGGTATTAAAATCTTTTCAGGTGACGGCTACAAGCTGCCAGATGCACTGGAGGATCGCATTGAGTCGATTATCTTTTCTAATTCCGACGAAGTGCCTACCCCGGTGGGCGGCGATATCGGTACAGTTACCGCGGCCCCAAACGCTGTAGAAGATTATGTTAATCATATTGCCGAAACCGTGCCGATTTCGCTCAGCGGCATGCGCATAGGCATTGACTGCGCTAACGGTGCGGCTTCCCGCACAGCGGAAAAGCTGTTTACCAAATTAGGTGCGGAGTGCCACATGATTTCTGACCAGCCGAACGGCGTCAATGTCAATGATCACTGCGGCTCTACTCACATGGAGAGCCTGATGGCTTTTGTACGCGAAGCTGGGTTGGACGCCGGCGTGGCATTTGACGGCGACGCGGACCGCTGCCTTGCTGTGGATGACAAGGGCAACTTGGTTGATGGTGACTTTGTTATGGCCATTTGTGCAGCAGACATGAAGTCTCGCGGACGTTTGGCGAAAAATACCGCCGTCGGCACCATTATGACCAACATGGGCTTCAGCCGCTTCTGTGAAGAAAACGGCATGCACTTTGAGGCCACCAAGGTCGGCGACCGCTATGTGCTGGAAAAAATGCAGCAGGAAGGCTACAACTTTGGCGGCGAGCAGAGTGGCCACGTTATCTTTTTGGACTATGCCACGACCGGCGATGGGGAACTGACTGCCGCGCAGCTGCTGGCGATTGTCAAGCGCCGCCAGGCAAAGCTCAGTTCTTTGGCAACGCTGATGAGCCGCTTCCCACAGGTGCTGATCAATGTGGAAGTCGGGCCAGAGGGCAAAGAGCGCTTTACAGAGGACGAGGCGGTTGCCGCCGCGGTGGACAAAGTGCGCACAGAGCTTGGCAGTAATGGCCGCATTATTGTGCGTCCCTCTGGCACAGAGCCGCTCTTGCGCGTCATGGTAGAGGGACAGGACAAAAAGCAGATTCGTGTACTGGCAGAGTCTGTTGCCGATGTCCTGCGCGACCATCTGGCATAA
- the ruvB gene encoding Holliday junction branch migration DNA helicase RuvB, whose product MVAPEYAPEDEETENPLRPRHLKDYIGQEKVKANLAVFIEAARQRKETLDHVLLYGPPGLGKTTLAGIIANELGVNLRVTSGPAIERPGDLAAVLTNLNPGDVLFIDEVHRLPRTVEEILYPAMEDFAIDIITGKGQMAASYHLPLPKFTLVGATTRAGQLSAPLRDRFGVVLRLEMYTPQELARIVTRSAQILNIPIDADGALEIASRSRGTPRIANRMLKRVRDFAQVSTEDGIINYNTAKLGLDRMEVDELGLDANDRRLLTTMIRYYNGGPVGLDTLAAAIGEEAVTLEDVYEPYLMQIGFLARTPRGRVATKAAYQHLGLKPPESKDSPEQQRLY is encoded by the coding sequence ATGGTTGCACCGGAATATGCACCCGAAGACGAAGAAACAGAAAATCCGCTGCGCCCCCGTCACCTGAAAGACTATATTGGGCAGGAAAAAGTGAAAGCTAACCTCGCAGTATTTATCGAGGCGGCCCGCCAGCGCAAAGAAACACTGGATCATGTGCTTCTTTATGGCCCGCCGGGCCTTGGCAAAACCACGCTTGCCGGCATTATTGCAAATGAACTCGGGGTCAATCTGCGTGTAACCTCTGGCCCGGCCATTGAGCGCCCGGGCGACCTTGCCGCCGTCTTGACAAACCTGAACCCCGGCGATGTGCTATTTATCGATGAAGTGCACCGGCTGCCGCGCACGGTAGAGGAAATTCTGTACCCGGCTATGGAAGATTTTGCAATCGACATTATTACCGGCAAAGGACAGATGGCGGCAAGTTATCATCTGCCGCTGCCAAAATTCACATTGGTTGGCGCTACCACCCGTGCGGGGCAGCTTTCCGCGCCGCTGCGGGACCGCTTTGGCGTGGTGCTGCGGCTGGAAATGTATACACCGCAGGAACTTGCGCGGATTGTTACCCGCTCTGCACAGATTTTAAATATACCGATTGATGCCGACGGCGCTTTGGAAATTGCGTCCCGCAGCCGTGGCACACCGCGTATTGCCAACCGAATGCTCAAGCGTGTGCGCGATTTTGCACAGGTCTCTACAGAAGACGGTATTATCAACTACAATACCGCCAAACTGGGGCTTGACCGCATGGAGGTCGATGAACTTGGGCTAGACGCCAACGACCGCCGCCTGCTGACCACGATGATCCGCTACTACAATGGCGGGCCGGTCGGCTTGGACACACTTGCCGCTGCCATTGGCGAAGAGGCGGTTACTCTGGAGGACGTTTATGAGCCATACTTAATGCAGATTGGCTTTTTGGCCCGCACCCCACGCGGGCGCGTTGCCACTAAGGCGGCTTACCAGCACTTGGGCCTGAAACCGCCGGAAAGCAAGGATTCACCGGAACAGCAGCGCTTGTATTAG
- the ruvA gene encoding Holliday junction branch migration protein RuvA, whose translation MFYSLKGILTHIEPNVAVVECGGVGFLCRTTMNTQKVLPPLGQETKLYTHLNVREDALELFGFATQAELNCFKMLTNISGVGPKAGLSILSVLTPEQVAAAAATGDSKAFTRASGVGPKLGQRIVLEMKDKVKSMQAADPGFLQSTGVPSAAGNAEAAVNALTVLGYSVSEASGAVAKLDSSLPVEELIRQALKSFGSMR comes from the coding sequence ATGTTTTACAGCTTAAAAGGTATTTTAACACATATAGAGCCGAATGTCGCGGTAGTGGAGTGCGGCGGCGTGGGCTTTTTGTGCCGCACAACGATGAATACACAAAAAGTGCTGCCGCCTTTGGGGCAGGAGACTAAGCTGTACACGCATTTAAATGTACGCGAAGATGCACTGGAGCTGTTTGGTTTTGCCACCCAGGCAGAACTGAACTGCTTTAAGATGCTGACCAATATCAGCGGCGTCGGGCCAAAGGCGGGGCTTTCGATCCTTTCCGTACTGACCCCCGAGCAGGTAGCTGCCGCGGCCGCGACCGGCGACAGCAAAGCCTTTACCCGTGCCAGCGGTGTTGGACCGAAGCTTGGCCAGCGCATTGTACTGGAAATGAAAGATAAAGTTAAATCCATGCAGGCGGCGGACCCGGGCTTTCTGCAGAGCACGGGCGTTCCCTCAGCTGCGGGCAATGCCGAGGCCGCAGTCAATGCGCTGACGGTGCTGGGCTATTCTGTCAGCGAAGCGTCCGGTGCGGTCGCGAAGCTCGACAGCAGCCTGCCAGTAGAGGAACTGATTCGGCAGGCGCTGAAAAGCTTTGGCAGCATGCGCTGA
- the ruvC gene encoding crossover junction endodeoxyribonuclease RuvC, with protein sequence MIVLGIDPGYAIVGWGVLRTTAGRYIPLASGAVMTPAGAPFGLRLQQIYEELGAVLAKWKPQAAAIEKLYFSNNKTTGIGVAEARGVILLVCQQAGCPVYEYTPMQIKQAVTGYGKAKKPQVMEMTRRLLCLKEVPKPDDTADALAMAITHGQASVSAMRRRTLEKFRQ encoded by the coding sequence GTGATTGTACTGGGAATAGACCCTGGTTATGCCATTGTTGGCTGGGGGGTGCTACGCACCACTGCAGGGCGCTATATCCCTTTGGCTTCCGGTGCAGTCATGACACCAGCGGGTGCACCATTTGGGCTGCGTCTGCAGCAGATCTATGAGGAATTGGGCGCAGTCTTGGCAAAGTGGAAACCGCAGGCCGCGGCGATTGAAAAGCTCTATTTTTCCAATAATAAAACCACTGGCATCGGTGTAGCAGAGGCGCGCGGCGTGATCTTGCTTGTTTGTCAGCAGGCGGGCTGTCCTGTGTATGAGTATACCCCTATGCAGATTAAGCAGGCGGTCACGGGGTACGGCAAGGCAAAAAAGCCGCAGGTCATGGAGATGACACGGCGCCTGCTGTGCCTGAAAGAGGTTCCAAAGCCAGATGACACGGCCGATGCGCTTGCCATGGCCATTACCCACGGGCAGGCCAGCGTCAGCGCCATGCGGCGCAGGACTCTGGAAAAATTCCGCCAGTAG
- the pap gene encoding polyphosphate:AMP phosphotransferase, giving the protein MLEKVDLKKTISKENYKKQIKPLQESLASLDGPMKVSGLPVIILFEGWGGAGKGSVISRLILNFDPRWFTVVNTQPPTDLERREPTMWRHWLTLPEAGQMSIMDRSWYQEVSILRLEDEIDDLTNLRRMNEINSFERGLTDNGYLIIKFFLHITQKEQKARLEKLDSDKNTEWRVTANDWRRCRQYDKYCDVFDQMLEYTNTPYAPWHVISGMNDEVRTLEVFRTVNDAVHTALKLREEKAAAPQLASSIIQPGQYHFVQMPQLSEIDLSKSLEKEKYKKQLKKEQACLSELHNKIYRKKMPVIIVYEGWDAAGKGGNIKRVSEALDPRGYEVVPIAAPSREEKNRHYLWRFWRKLPRDGHIAIFDRSWYGRVMVERIEGFCSAEDWQRAYREINEFERQLYDWGAVVIKFWLQIDADEQLRRFEERKNTPSKQWKITDEDWRNREKWPQYETAVNEMMQYTSTDFAPWHIVESNDKKYARIKALKIINQSIEDRLNGNKKRQH; this is encoded by the coding sequence ATGCTGGAAAAAGTTGACCTAAAAAAGACAATTTCAAAAGAAAACTATAAAAAGCAAATCAAGCCGCTGCAGGAATCCTTGGCAAGCCTTGACGGCCCCATGAAGGTTTCCGGCCTGCCGGTCATTATCTTATTCGAGGGCTGGGGCGGCGCCGGAAAGGGCAGTGTTATTTCCCGCCTGATTCTAAATTTTGACCCGCGCTGGTTCACCGTGGTAAACACACAGCCGCCCACCGACCTGGAGCGCCGCGAACCCACCATGTGGCGCCACTGGCTCACTCTGCCGGAAGCGGGGCAGATGTCGATTATGGACCGCTCCTGGTACCAGGAAGTCAGCATTCTGCGGCTGGAAGATGAGATTGACGACCTCACCAACCTGCGCCGTATGAACGAAATCAACAGCTTTGAGCGCGGGCTTACCGACAACGGCTACTTGATTATCAAATTCTTTCTGCATATTACACAGAAAGAACAAAAAGCGCGTCTTGAAAAATTGGACAGCGACAAAAATACCGAGTGGCGCGTAACTGCAAACGACTGGCGCCGCTGCCGGCAGTACGACAAATACTGCGATGTTTTTGACCAAATGCTGGAATATACCAACACTCCCTACGCGCCCTGGCACGTAATTTCCGGTATGAATGACGAGGTGCGTACGCTGGAAGTCTTCCGTACTGTCAACGATGCGGTACATACCGCCTTAAAGCTGCGGGAGGAAAAGGCCGCTGCTCCGCAGCTCGCTTCCAGTATTATTCAGCCTGGGCAGTACCATTTTGTACAGATGCCGCAGCTTTCAGAAATTGATCTTTCCAAATCACTGGAAAAAGAAAAGTATAAGAAACAGCTGAAAAAAGAGCAGGCTTGCCTTTCTGAGCTGCACAATAAAATCTACCGCAAAAAAATGCCCGTCATTATTGTGTACGAGGGCTGGGACGCAGCCGGCAAAGGCGGCAATATTAAACGCGTTTCCGAGGCACTGGACCCCCGCGGCTATGAAGTGGTGCCCATCGCCGCCCCAAGCCGCGAAGAAAAGAACCGCCATTATTTATGGCGCTTCTGGCGCAAGCTGCCCCGCGACGGCCACATTGCCATTTTTGACCGCTCCTGGTACGGCCGCGTCATGGTAGAACGCATTGAGGGCTTCTGCTCCGCAGAAGACTGGCAGCGCGCCTATCGCGAAATCAATGAGTTTGAGCGGCAACTGTACGACTGGGGAGCAGTCGTTATCAAATTCTGGCTGCAAATTGACGCGGACGAGCAGCTGCGGCGTTTTGAAGAGCGCAAGAATACCCCCTCTAAGCAATGGAAAATCACCGACGAGGATTGGCGAAACCGTGAAAAATGGCCGCAGTATGAAACCGCGGTCAATGAAATGATGCAGTATACTTCTACCGACTTTGCTCCATGGCACATTGTGGAATCGAACGATAAAAAGTATGCACGCATTAAAGCGCTGAAAATCATCAATCAGTCCATCGAAGATCGCCTGAACGGAAACAAAAAGCGTCAGCACTAA
- a CDS encoding threonine/serine exporter family protein, translating to MQFFFPCFYSFVACVAYCMCVNLKGWRMVWASLGGAIGWGVYLLFGFLHHDLFQYMMASVAVSAYSEVMARLNKTPVTGFLLVSMLPMVPGGGIYNTMQYAVSGNNSMFLSTGLHTFGIAGAIALGVLLVSSTVRLYTNIQQQKKAERAHSSVQLPPPDGR from the coding sequence ATGCAGTTCTTCTTTCCGTGCTTTTACAGCTTTGTCGCCTGCGTAGCCTACTGCATGTGCGTAAATCTGAAAGGCTGGCGCATGGTGTGGGCTTCTCTGGGCGGTGCAATCGGCTGGGGTGTCTACCTGCTGTTTGGTTTTTTGCATCACGATCTGTTTCAGTACATGATGGCGTCTGTTGCGGTTTCGGCATACTCGGAAGTGATGGCGCGGCTCAATAAAACGCCGGTTACAGGCTTTTTGCTAGTCTCTATGCTGCCGATGGTGCCGGGCGGCGGCATTTACAATACCATGCAGTATGCAGTTTCCGGCAATAACAGCATGTTTTTGAGCACGGGCCTGCACACGTTCGGTATTGCAGGTGCCATTGCGCTGGGGGTTCTGTTGGTTTCCTCTACGGTGCGTCTGTACACAAATATTCAGCAGCAGAAAAAAGCAGAGCGTGCCCACAGCTCTGTGCAGCTGCCGCCCCCGGACGGCCGGTGA
- a CDS encoding threonine/serine exporter family protein has product MDYNELVSVCLEIGRLLVKNGAEIYRAEESMHRLFAAYGVEESHIFALTTCINVSICQPDGVPITRICRVEGRCIDLGKIDRINDLCRRACRSAPPLDDLQQKVMAIDRAPGSPRSLQAVGFAGVAFAFTLFFGGTAADAAVGALTGLLVYWLQSVFVKYRANSFFSTILESAGIGVICLGAAHFFPNLSADRMIIGSVMNLVPGIAITSFMRDILSADYLSGMLRFVESLLVAMAIALGVGAIMVLSKALWGV; this is encoded by the coding sequence ATGGACTATAACGAATTGGTTTCTGTATGTTTGGAAATCGGCCGGCTGCTGGTAAAAAACGGTGCGGAAATTTACCGTGCTGAGGAATCCATGCACCGGCTTTTCGCTGCCTATGGGGTTGAGGAAAGCCATATTTTTGCATTGACGACCTGCATCAATGTCAGCATCTGTCAGCCGGACGGCGTGCCCATCACGCGCATCTGCCGTGTAGAGGGGCGCTGCATTGACCTTGGCAAAATTGACCGCATCAATGATTTGTGTCGGCGGGCCTGCCGCAGTGCGCCGCCACTGGATGACCTACAGCAAAAAGTTATGGCAATCGACCGTGCTCCCGGCAGCCCGCGCAGCCTGCAGGCAGTTGGTTTTGCGGGCGTTGCCTTTGCTTTTACGCTGTTTTTCGGCGGCACTGCGGCAGATGCGGCAGTGGGTGCGCTGACAGGTCTGCTAGTTTACTGGCTGCAGAGCGTTTTTGTAAAATACCGTGCCAATTCTTTTTTCTCCACAATTTTAGAGAGCGCAGGCATTGGTGTCATCTGCCTTGGTGCGGCGCACTTTTTTCCGAATCTCAGCGCAGACCGCATGATTATCGGCAGCGTAATGAATCTGGTGCCCGGTATTGCAATTACCAGCTTTATGCGTGATATTCTTTCGGCAGATTACCTTTCGGGAATGCTGCGCTTTGTAGAAAGTCTGTTGGTTGCCATGGCTATTGCACTGGGCGTTGGTGCTATTATGGTCCTTTCCAAAGCACTGTGGGGGGTATAA
- a CDS encoding DUF6320 domain-containing protein, translating into MKYCEKCGISVRGEREHCPLCNAVLHGEAEPGGFPKLPNVRREHRLWLSILALSSVAACIVCLLLNFLFRSRGLWSLFVLGGVACMWMTLGLALYKERNIPKTMVWEVFLIAVLCVLWDYFTGWRGWSINYVLPIVSMGVMVVLVFTCRLFHVAAGSLIVYLMVDALMGVVQLVLLLTGCITVPLPSLLCVGVSAVMLAAMLIFRGKKVSEELSRRFHV; encoded by the coding sequence ATGAAATACTGTGAAAAATGCGGAATCAGCGTGCGCGGTGAGCGGGAGCATTGTCCGCTGTGCAATGCAGTGCTGCATGGAGAAGCGGAGCCGGGCGGCTTTCCAAAGCTGCCAAATGTACGCCGGGAACATCGGCTGTGGTTGTCTATCTTGGCACTTTCCAGTGTGGCGGCGTGCATTGTGTGTTTGCTGCTGAATTTTTTGTTTCGCAGCCGCGGTCTGTGGAGCCTGTTTGTCTTGGGCGGGGTAGCGTGTATGTGGATGACTTTAGGCCTTGCTTTGTATAAAGAGCGCAATATCCCAAAGACCATGGTGTGGGAAGTCTTTTTGATAGCGGTTCTCTGTGTCTTATGGGACTATTTTACCGGTTGGCGCGGGTGGAGCATCAACTATGTGCTGCCGATTGTCAGTATGGGTGTCATGGTGGTTCTGGTATTTACATGTCGTCTGTTTCATGTGGCAGCAGGCAGCCTGATTGTGTACTTAATGGTCGATGCACTAATGGGCGTGGTACAGCTGGTGCTGCTTTTGACAGGCTGCATTACGGTACCGCTGCCCAGTCTTTTGTGTGTTGGGGTCAGCGCGGTCATGCTTGCGGCCATGCTGATTTTTCGAGGTAAAAAGGTCAGCGAAGAGCTTAGCAGGCGCTTTCACGTGTAA
- a CDS encoding alpha/beta hydrolase yields MAISKPMRFAITALTRNASKVNIKKGYKLARSFSRATHPQLLKPLYKPWDNQIFCGDHRVPVRIFTPDGEKRRPEDLLLFIHGGGWVMGDIDSYSDVCILMARQTGCRVVSVDYRLAPEHPFPAGLKDCLAAEQSVFLYADKFGVDPGRITLIGDSAGGNLAAALSLLLRDRGKTVPARQILLYPSTNYDHDPKTSPYASIRTNGWDNMLTSQRVEDYVDLYKSSDKDLHNPYFAPLTAKDFSHQPKTLLLSAQYDPLRDEGEAYGHCLENAGNWVRIRRLPDCLHGFLSLPGLPASVRAAYQNINAFLDDTEKE; encoded by the coding sequence ATGGCAATTTCTAAGCCCATGCGCTTTGCAATCACAGCGCTGACCAGGAATGCCAGTAAAGTCAATATTAAAAAAGGGTACAAACTGGCCCGCAGCTTTTCACGGGCGACACATCCGCAGCTGCTCAAACCTTTATATAAACCATGGGATAACCAGATCTTCTGCGGTGACCACCGGGTGCCCGTGCGCATTTTTACGCCAGACGGCGAAAAAAGAAGGCCGGAAGACCTGCTGCTGTTTATCCACGGCGGCGGCTGGGTCATGGGCGATATCGATTCTTACAGTGATGTCTGTATCCTTATGGCGCGGCAGACCGGCTGCCGGGTTGTCAGCGTTGACTATCGTTTGGCGCCGGAGCATCCTTTTCCGGCGGGGCTGAAAGACTGCCTTGCGGCAGAGCAGAGTGTCTTTTTGTATGCGGATAAGTTTGGGGTTGACCCCGGCCGCATTACACTGATCGGCGACTCGGCAGGGGGGAATTTGGCGGCGGCGCTGTCGCTGCTTCTGCGTGACCGAGGCAAAACAGTGCCGGCACGGCAGATCCTTTTGTACCCCAGCACCAATTATGACCACGACCCAAAAACTTCGCCGTATGCCTCTATTCGTACCAACGGATGGGACAATATGCTGACCTCTCAGCGGGTGGAAGATTATGTTGATTTATACAAAAGCAGTGACAAAGACCTGCACAATCCCTATTTTGCGCCACTGACAGCAAAAGACTTTTCACATCAGCCCAAAACGCTGCTTCTGTCGGCACAATATGACCCGCTGCGGGACGAAGGGGAGGCCTATGGCCACTGCCTAGAAAATGCCGGCAACTGGGTGCGCATTCGCCGCCTGCCAGACTGCCTGCATGGGTTTCTTTCTCTGCCGGGGCTGCCGGCCTCAGTGCGTGCAGCTTATCAAAATATCAATGCTTTCTTAGATGATACAGAAAAAGAGTGA